The following are encoded together in the Bradyrhizobium algeriense genome:
- a CDS encoding cysteine desulfurase: MTMHPAVSNGAYDVARVREDFPALAMKVYGKPLVYLDNAASAQKPTAVLDRMTEAYKSEYANVHRGLHYLANAATEAYEGARGKVAKFINAARSEEIIFTRNVTEAINLVASSWGEPNIKPGDEIVLSIMEHHSNIVPWHFLRERHGAVIKWAPVDDDGNFLIEEFEKLLTPRTKLVAITQMSNALGTFVPVKEVVKLAHDRGIPVLVDGAQGAVHLPIDVQDLDCDFYAFTGHKIYGPTGIGALYAKHEHLVAMRPYNGGGEMIREVARDWVTYGDPPHKFEAGTPPIVEAIGLGAAIDYVNSIGKERIAAHEHDLLNYAQDRLREINSLRLIGTARGKGPVISFEMKGAHAHDVATVIDRQGIAVRAGTHCVMPLLERFNVTATCRASFGMYNTREEVDHLAQALIKARELFS, from the coding sequence ATGACAATGCATCCGGCGGTTTCCAACGGTGCATATGACGTCGCCCGCGTGCGGGAGGATTTCCCCGCGCTGGCGATGAAGGTCTATGGCAAGCCGCTGGTCTATCTCGATAACGCCGCCTCCGCGCAGAAGCCGACCGCTGTGCTCGATCGCATGACGGAAGCTTACAAGAGCGAATACGCCAACGTGCATCGCGGCCTGCATTACCTCGCCAATGCCGCGACCGAGGCTTACGAGGGCGCGCGCGGCAAGGTAGCAAAATTCATCAATGCGGCGCGTAGTGAAGAAATCATCTTCACCCGCAATGTCACCGAGGCCATCAACCTCGTGGCATCGTCCTGGGGCGAGCCCAACATCAAACCGGGCGACGAGATCGTGCTCTCGATCATGGAGCACCACTCCAACATCGTGCCCTGGCATTTCCTGCGCGAGCGCCATGGCGCCGTGATCAAATGGGCGCCGGTCGACGACGACGGCAATTTCCTGATCGAGGAATTTGAGAAGCTGCTGACGCCGCGCACCAAGCTCGTCGCCATCACCCAGATGTCGAACGCGCTCGGCACCTTCGTCCCGGTCAAGGAGGTCGTGAAGCTCGCCCATGACCGCGGCATTCCGGTGCTGGTCGACGGTGCGCAAGGCGCGGTGCATTTGCCGATCGACGTGCAGGATCTCGATTGCGATTTCTATGCCTTCACCGGCCACAAGATCTATGGTCCGACCGGGATTGGCGCGCTCTATGCCAAGCATGAGCACCTGGTGGCGATGCGGCCCTATAACGGCGGCGGCGAGATGATCCGCGAGGTGGCAAGGGATTGGGTCACCTATGGCGACCCACCGCACAAGTTCGAGGCCGGGACGCCGCCAATCGTCGAGGCGATCGGGCTGGGCGCTGCGATCGACTACGTTAATTCGATCGGCAAGGAGCGCATCGCCGCCCACGAGCACGATCTCTTGAACTATGCCCAGGATCGCCTGCGCGAAATCAATTCGCTGCGCCTGATCGGCACCGCGCGCGGCAAGGGACCGGTGATTTCCTTCGAGATGAAGGGGGCTCATGCCCATGACGTCGCGACCGTGATCGACCGGCAGGGCATTGCGGTGCGCGCCGGCACCCATTGCGTGATGCCGCTTTTAGAGCGGTTCAACGTCACAGCCACCTGCCGGGCATCGTTTGGGATGTATAATACCCGGGAAGAAGTCGACCATCTGGCACAGGCGCTGATCAAGGCGCGGGAATTGTTCTCATGA
- a CDS encoding HesB/IscA family protein: MDTTVQSSKPKPRPRPQVMKLTEAAAQRITELTKRADSEIVGLRVGIKNGGCAGQSYTVEYAHEVRPTDEVVEDRGVKILVDPKAVLFLLGTEMDYKADKMQAQFIFNNPNQVSACGCGESVQLTAAKV, translated from the coding sequence ATGGATACCACCGTCCAGTCTTCCAAGCCGAAGCCGCGGCCGCGCCCGCAGGTCATGAAACTGACCGAGGCAGCCGCGCAGCGGATTACGGAACTGACCAAGCGCGCCGATTCCGAGATCGTCGGGCTTCGCGTCGGGATCAAGAACGGCGGCTGCGCCGGCCAGTCCTACACGGTGGAATATGCCCATGAGGTCCGCCCGACTGACGAGGTGGTCGAGGACCGCGGCGTGAAGATCCTGGTCGATCCCAAGGCGGTGTTGTTCCTGCTCGGCACCGAGATGGACTACAAGGCCGACAAGATGCAGGCCCAGTTCATCTTCAACAATCCGAACCAGGTCTCCGCCTGCGGTTGCGGCGAGTCGGTGCAACTGACGGCCGCGAAGGTCTAA
- a CDS encoding GGDEF domain-containing protein has protein sequence MVKLLDEHERTLAFAEVALGQIKSLRQTAVPRNYEIWYVYATGYNAPLNKIINETLARNGRLSESDLEQIYETYLSHIKTSDRIDKVGARVIGEIDDVMNLITEALGMSESYDAKLNGANDQLRTAKTREQIKAVVDGLVKSTREMRETNKALESRLALSKTEISNLQHSLEAIRAESLTDPLTGLGNRKYFDRSIEMAVRAALASGEPLSMMMFDIDHFKSFNDSYGHLTGDQVLRLVAMSLKQTIKGQDITARYGGEEFAVVLPNTALRQALTVADHIRRAVMAKELKKKSTGEILGRVTISVGVSMLKPDDDTDSLIERADACLYAAKRNGRNRVICEVDPEYAAETRGQVA, from the coding sequence GTGGTCAAGCTGCTGGACGAACACGAACGCACTTTGGCGTTTGCCGAAGTCGCGTTGGGCCAGATCAAATCCCTCCGGCAAACCGCCGTCCCCCGCAATTACGAAATCTGGTACGTCTACGCGACCGGATACAATGCCCCCCTCAACAAGATCATCAACGAGACGCTGGCGCGCAATGGCCGACTGAGCGAGTCCGATCTCGAACAGATCTACGAAACCTATCTCTCCCACATCAAGACCTCCGACCGCATCGACAAGGTCGGCGCGCGCGTGATCGGCGAAATCGACGACGTGATGAACCTGATCACCGAGGCGCTCGGGATGTCCGAGAGCTACGACGCCAAGCTGAACGGCGCGAACGATCAACTCAGGACTGCAAAGACCCGCGAACAGATCAAGGCGGTCGTCGACGGCCTCGTGAAATCGACCCGCGAGATGCGCGAGACCAACAAGGCGCTGGAAAGCCGGCTAGCGCTGTCGAAAACCGAGATCAGCAATCTTCAGCACAGCCTCGAGGCGATCCGCGCCGAGAGCCTGACCGATCCGCTGACCGGACTGGGCAACCGCAAATATTTCGACCGCTCGATCGAGATGGCGGTGCGGGCGGCGCTGGCGAGCGGCGAGCCGCTGTCGATGATGATGTTCGACATCGACCACTTCAAATCGTTCAACGATTCCTACGGCCATCTCACCGGCGATCAGGTGCTGCGGCTGGTTGCGATGTCGCTGAAACAGACCATCAAGGGCCAGGACATCACCGCCCGCTATGGCGGCGAGGAATTTGCGGTGGTGCTGCCCAACACGGCGCTGCGCCAGGCGCTGACGGTCGCCGACCACATTCGCCGCGCCGTGATGGCGAAGGAATTGAAGAAGAAATCCACTGGCGAAATCCTAGGCCGCGTCACCATCTCCGTCGGCGTCTCCATGCTGAAACCGGACGATGATACGGATTCGCTGATCGAGCGCGCCGACGCCTGCCTCTACGCCGCCAAGCGTAACGGCCGCAACCGCGTGATCTGCGAAGTCGACCCCGAATACGCCGCCGAGACTCGCGGCCAGGTCGCCTGA
- the sufD gene encoding Fe-S cluster assembly protein SufD, protein MNLVLAKNETGRALSDSFAIARDRLPGTGSVAEARSAAFEAYDRVGLPHRRIEDWKYTDLRALMREVLPLAPVPDAAALARAATAAKLQAIKGVRRLVLVDGVFAPKLSELAGLEKGLAVRTLRDVLEAGDAALQAQLFTPDIANPMVALNSAMMTDGVVIEIANGLVLKEPLQVIHVASGATPAAMFTRSLLRLGKDAGATLVESYIAADGATAYQVHDSLIVTIGDNSRLDQIRLIEDGREAVNISSAVIALGAHAHFNTFGMTSGAAVSRYQAAIAFAGEGSRVETNGVNLLNGRQHADTTLFMDHAVPHCASREVFRAVADDRGHSVFQGRIIVRPDAQKTDAKMMTRALLLSDEAEADNKPELEIFADDVTCGHGATTGALDESLLFYLRARGLSEKEAQALLIQAFVGEAIESIVNDDLRELAIAAAQRWLEARG, encoded by the coding sequence ATGAACCTAGTTTTGGCAAAGAACGAGACCGGACGCGCGCTGAGCGACAGCTTCGCCATCGCGCGCGACCGGCTGCCGGGTACAGGCAGCGTGGCCGAGGCGCGAAGCGCCGCCTTCGAGGCCTATGACCGTGTGGGCCTTCCGCACCGGCGGATCGAGGATTGGAAATACACCGATCTGCGCGCGCTGATGCGCGAAGTGCTGCCGCTGGCGCCCGTGCCGGATGCCGCAGCCCTGGCACGGGCCGCAACGGCCGCGAAGCTGCAAGCGATCAAGGGCGTGCGCCGGCTGGTGCTGGTGGACGGCGTGTTCGCGCCAAAACTCTCCGAACTGGCCGGGCTCGAAAAGGGGCTCGCCGTCCGCACCCTGCGCGACGTGCTGGAGGCCGGCGACGCTGCACTGCAGGCGCAGCTATTCACGCCAGATATCGCCAATCCGATGGTGGCGCTCAACAGCGCGATGATGACAGATGGCGTGGTGATCGAGATCGCCAATGGCCTCGTGCTGAAGGAGCCGCTGCAAGTTATCCATGTTGCGAGCGGCGCCACGCCCGCGGCGATGTTCACCCGCTCGCTGTTGCGCCTTGGCAAGGACGCCGGCGCGACGCTGGTCGAGAGCTACATCGCGGCCGATGGCGCGACGGCCTATCAGGTCCACGACTCGCTGATCGTTACGATCGGCGACAATTCGCGGCTCGACCAGATTCGCCTGATCGAGGATGGCCGCGAGGCCGTCAATATTTCCTCCGCCGTGATTGCGCTGGGCGCGCATGCGCACTTCAACACCTTCGGCATGACCTCCGGCGCTGCCGTCAGCCGCTATCAGGCGGCGATTGCGTTCGCAGGGGAGGGCTCCCGGGTCGAGACCAACGGCGTAAATCTGCTCAATGGCCGCCAGCACGCCGACACCACGCTGTTCATGGACCACGCGGTGCCGCATTGCGCCAGCCGCGAAGTGTTCCGCGCCGTCGCCGACGACCGCGGCCATTCGGTGTTCCAGGGCCGCATCATCGTGCGCCCGGATGCGCAGAAGACCGACGCCAAGATGATGACGCGGGCGCTGTTGCTGTCCGACGAGGCCGAGGCCGACAACAAGCCGGAGCTCGAAATCTTCGCCGACGACGTCACCTGCGGCCATGGCGCCACCACCGGCGCGCTCGACGAGAGCCTGCTGTTCTACCTGCGCGCCCGCGGCCTTTCGGAGAAGGAAGCCCAGGCGCTGCTGATCCAGGCGTTCGTGGGCGAAGCCATTGAATCGATCGTCAACGACGATCTGCGCGAACTCGCAATTGCAGCCGCGCAGCGCTGGCTGGAGGCAAGGGGATGA
- the sufC gene encoding Fe-S cluster assembly ATPase SufC produces MSLLEVKDLKVRVEDNEILHGLSLTVNPGEVHAIMGPNGSGKSTLSHVIAGKPGYEVTGGEILFRGEDLLEMSPDERAAKGVFLAFQYPVEIPGVATMTFLRTALNAQRKARGESEYSTPDFLKKVREVAKSLNIPQDMLRRGVNVGFSGGEKKRNEILQMALFEPAVCILDEMDSGLDIDALRVAADGVNALRSPDRAMVVITHYQRLLNYIVPDFVHVMSKGRVVKSGGKDLALELEASGYTQFEDAA; encoded by the coding sequence ATGTCATTGCTTGAAGTCAAAGATCTGAAGGTCCGTGTCGAGGATAACGAAATCCTCCATGGGTTGTCGCTCACGGTGAATCCGGGCGAGGTGCACGCGATCATGGGGCCGAACGGCTCCGGCAAATCGACGCTGTCGCATGTGATCGCCGGCAAGCCGGGCTATGAAGTCACCGGCGGCGAAATCCTGTTCAGGGGCGAAGACCTGCTGGAAATGTCGCCGGACGAGCGCGCCGCCAAGGGCGTGTTCCTGGCGTTCCAGTATCCGGTCGAAATTCCCGGTGTTGCGACCATGACGTTCCTGCGCACCGCGCTGAATGCCCAGCGTAAGGCGCGCGGCGAGAGCGAATATTCAACGCCGGACTTCCTGAAGAAGGTGCGCGAGGTAGCAAAGTCGCTGAACATTCCGCAGGACATGCTTCGCCGCGGTGTCAACGTCGGTTTCTCCGGCGGCGAGAAGAAGCGCAACGAGATTTTGCAGATGGCGCTGTTCGAGCCTGCCGTCTGCATCCTCGACGAAATGGATTCCGGCCTCGATATCGACGCGCTTCGTGTGGCGGCCGACGGCGTCAACGCGCTGCGTTCGCCGGATCGCGCGATGGTCGTCATTACGCATTACCAGCGGCTGCTCAACTATATCGTGCCTGACTTCGTGCACGTGATGTCGAAGGGCCGGGTCGTCAAAAGCGGCGGCAAGGATCTGGCGCTGGAGCTCGAGGCTTCCGGCTACACCCAGTTCGAAGACGCAGCCTGA
- a CDS encoding TfoX/Sxy family protein produces the protein MDRDFLIDLFADFGPVTIRKMFSGFGISVDGTNFALALRAGVYFRADDQTIPQFEAEGSQPFQYQTRAKTVTVNSYWQLPARLFDDSEELADWARAALAAAQRAALRKRPKARKVAKPKVSSKAASKPAVGRKLAAKRPAAKAKKATRR, from the coding sequence ATGGACCGCGATTTCCTGATCGACCTGTTTGCCGATTTCGGCCCCGTCACCATCCGCAAGATGTTCTCCGGATTCGGCATCTCCGTCGACGGCACCAACTTCGCGCTCGCGCTTCGCGCCGGTGTCTATTTCCGCGCCGATGACCAGACCATTCCGCAATTCGAGGCGGAGGGGTCGCAGCCGTTTCAGTATCAAACGCGCGCCAAGACCGTCACTGTGAACTCATACTGGCAGTTGCCGGCGCGCCTGTTCGACGATTCCGAGGAATTGGCCGATTGGGCGAGGGCGGCGCTGGCCGCTGCGCAACGCGCGGCGTTACGCAAGCGGCCGAAGGCGCGCAAGGTGGCGAAGCCGAAGGTTTCGAGCAAGGCTGCGAGCAAGCCGGCTGTTGGCCGTAAGCTGGCGGCGAAGCGGCCGGCAGCGAAGGCGAAGAAGGCGACGCGCCGGTAG
- a CDS encoding alpha/beta hydrolase, protein MPEVIFTGPAGRLEGRYHPAKQKNAPIAMILHPHPQFHGTMNHQIVYQCYYAFAHRGFSVLRFNFRGVGRSQGSFDHGTGELSDAASALDWAQTINPEARACWVAGFSFGAWIGMQLLMRRPEVEGFISIAPPANLYDFSFLAPCPSSGLIVHGEKDAVVPPKDVNTLVEKLKTQKGIVIDQQIIPGANHFFDGKLEPLMETVTGYLDMRLANVR, encoded by the coding sequence ATGCCTGAAGTTATTTTCACCGGCCCCGCGGGCCGCCTCGAAGGCCGTTACCATCCGGCCAAGCAGAAGAACGCGCCGATCGCGATGATCCTGCATCCGCATCCGCAGTTTCACGGCACGATGAACCACCAGATCGTCTACCAGTGCTACTACGCGTTCGCGCATCGCGGCTTCTCGGTGTTGCGATTCAATTTTCGCGGCGTCGGCCGCAGCCAGGGCTCGTTCGATCACGGCACCGGCGAATTGTCGGATGCGGCTTCCGCGCTCGACTGGGCGCAGACCATCAATCCCGAAGCGCGCGCCTGCTGGGTCGCCGGCTTCTCGTTCGGCGCCTGGATCGGCATGCAGCTTTTGATGCGCCGGCCCGAGGTCGAGGGCTTCATCTCGATCGCGCCGCCCGCCAATCTCTATGACTTCTCCTTCCTCGCGCCCTGCCCGTCCTCAGGGCTCATCGTGCATGGCGAGAAGGATGCGGTGGTGCCGCCGAAGGACGTCAACACGCTGGTCGAGAAGCTGAAGACCCAAAAGGGCATCGTGATCGACCAGCAGATCATCCCCGGCGCCAACCATTTCTTCGACGGCAAGCTTGAGC
- the sufB gene encoding Fe-S cluster assembly protein SufB, with the protein MPAVQETVERVKRIDVDQYRYGFETLIESDKAPRGLSEDTVRFISAKKNEPTWMLEWRLEAYRRWLTMTEPTWARVNYPRIDYQDLYYYSAPKPKKQIGSLDEIDPEILKTYEKLGIPLREVEVLEGVVKPEGERRIAVDAVFDSVSVATTFQKELKAAGVIFMPISEAIREHPELVQKYLGSVVPTSDNYFATLNSAVFSDGSFVYVPPGVRCPMELSTYFRINERNTGQFERTLIIADKGAYVSYLEGCTAPQRDENQLHAAVVELVTLDDAEIKYSTVQNWYPGNSEGKGGIYNFVTKRGDCRGNNSKISWTQVETGSAITWKYPSCILRGDNSRGEFYSIAISNGHQQVDSGTKMIHLGKNTTSRIISKGIAAGVSQNTYRGLVTAHRKATGARNFTACDSLLIGDKCGAHTVPYVEAKNSSATFEHEATTSKISEDVLFYCIQRGLSQEEAVGLVVNGFVKDVLQQLPMEFAVEAQKLISISLEGSVG; encoded by the coding sequence ATGCCAGCCGTACAAGAGACGGTCGAGCGCGTGAAGCGCATCGACGTCGACCAGTATCGATATGGGTTTGAGACGCTGATCGAATCCGACAAGGCCCCCAGGGGGCTGTCGGAAGACACCGTCCGCTTCATTTCAGCGAAAAAGAACGAGCCGACCTGGATGCTGGAATGGCGTCTGGAGGCGTATCGCCGCTGGCTGACCATGACCGAGCCGACCTGGGCCCGCGTCAATTATCCCAGGATCGACTACCAGGACCTCTATTACTACTCGGCGCCGAAGCCGAAGAAGCAGATCGGCTCGCTGGACGAGATCGATCCGGAAATCCTCAAGACCTACGAGAAGCTCGGCATCCCCCTGCGCGAGGTCGAGGTGCTCGAAGGCGTCGTCAAGCCGGAAGGCGAGCGCAGGATCGCGGTCGACGCCGTCTTCGACTCGGTTTCCGTCGCCACCACGTTCCAGAAGGAATTGAAGGCGGCCGGCGTGATCTTCATGCCGATCTCGGAGGCGATCCGCGAACATCCCGAACTGGTGCAGAAGTATCTCGGTTCGGTCGTGCCGACCTCGGACAATTACTTCGCGACGCTGAACTCGGCGGTGTTTTCTGACGGCTCGTTCGTCTACGTGCCGCCGGGCGTACGCTGCCCGATGGAGCTTTCGACCTATTTCCGCATCAACGAGCGCAACACCGGCCAGTTCGAGCGCACGCTGATCATCGCCGACAAGGGCGCTTACGTCAGCTACCTCGAAGGCTGCACCGCACCGCAGCGCGACGAGAACCAGCTGCATGCCGCAGTCGTCGAACTCGTCACGCTCGACGACGCCGAGATCAAATATTCGACGGTGCAGAACTGGTATCCCGGCAATTCCGAAGGAAAAGGCGGCATCTACAATTTCGTCACCAAGCGTGGCGACTGCCGCGGCAACAATTCAAAAATCTCCTGGACCCAGGTCGAAACCGGTTCGGCGATCACCTGGAAATATCCGAGCTGCATCCTGCGCGGCGACAATTCACGCGGCGAGTTCTACTCGATCGCGATCTCGAACGGTCACCAGCAGGTCGATAGCGGCACCAAGATGATCCATCTCGGCAAGAACACGACCTCCAGGATCATCTCCAAGGGTATCGCCGCCGGCGTCTCGCAGAACACCTATCGCGGCCTCGTCACCGCGCATCGGAAAGCCACCGGCGCGCGCAACTTCACCGCCTGCGACTCGCTCCTGATCGGCGACAAATGCGGCGCCCACACCGTGCCCTATGTCGAGGCGAAGAACTCGTCGGCGACCTTCGAGCACGAAGCGACGACGTCGAAGATCTCCGAGGACGTGCTGTTCTATTGCATCCAGCGCGGCCTCAGCCAGGAAGAAGCGGTTGGCCTCGTCGTCAACGGCTTTGTGAAGGACGTGCTGCAGCAACTGCCGATGGAATTCGCGGTTGAGGCGCAGAAGCTGATCTCGATCTCGCTCGAAGGTTCGGTTGGGTAG
- a CDS encoding SUF system Fe-S cluster assembly protein produces MSDAAEVKSANMETISALPPEETERLGSEIVAALKTVFDPEIPADIYELGLIYKVDLKDDRGVDVMMTLTTPNCPAAGELPTMVENAIASVPGVGVVNVNLVWDPAWTPDRMSDEARLVLNMW; encoded by the coding sequence ATGAGTGACGCAGCCGAAGTCAAATCAGCCAATATGGAAACCATCTCGGCGCTGCCGCCCGAGGAGACCGAGCGGCTGGGAAGTGAAATCGTCGCCGCGCTGAAGACGGTATTCGATCCGGAAATCCCGGCCGACATCTATGAGCTCGGGCTGATCTACAAGGTCGACCTCAAGGACGACCGTGGTGTCGACGTGATGATGACGCTGACCACGCCGAACTGTCCGGCGGCCGGCGAATTGCCGACCATGGTGGAGAACGCGATCGCCAGCGTTCCCGGCGTCGGCGTCGTCAATGTGAACCTGGTCTGGGATCCGGCCTGGACGCCGGATCGTATGTCCGACGAGGCACGCCTCGTCCTCAATATGTGGTGA
- a CDS encoding cysteine desulfurase family protein has protein sequence MPDRVYLDWNATTPLHPEARQAMAAAWEVAGNPSSVHAEGRQARRLIEDARAAISAAVGARPQDVVFTSGGTEANALALTPGLRRGAGEPVRRLLVSAIEHTSVLSGGRFSPDAIGTIRVTGSGLIDTDHLRRLVAVGPPALVSVMLANNETGALQPVGEVADIVHEAGGLLHVDAIQALGKIPFDIKSMKADLVTLSAHKIGGPKGVGALVLAAEMLGLEPLLRGGGQELGRRAGTENVAGIAAFGAAVRAAMGALDGDTARLRGLRDRLEAGLKQTPGVIVFSEDVPRLPNTTLFTVPGLRAETAVIGFDLGGIAVSSGSACSSGKVQPSHVLEAMGYGKELAQGAVRLSLGWSTSEADIDLALQAWRKLADALLRGRRNTA, from the coding sequence ATGCCCGACCGGGTCTATCTCGACTGGAATGCGACGACGCCGCTTCACCCAGAGGCCAGGCAGGCGATGGCGGCTGCTTGGGAGGTGGCCGGCAATCCATCCTCGGTCCATGCCGAAGGCCGTCAGGCGCGCAGGCTGATCGAGGACGCCCGTGCCGCCATCTCGGCGGCTGTCGGCGCGCGGCCGCAGGACGTGGTGTTTACGTCGGGCGGTACGGAAGCGAATGCGCTAGCGCTGACGCCGGGGCTACGCCGGGGCGCGGGCGAACCGGTCCGTCGGCTGCTGGTCTCGGCCATCGAACATACCTCGGTGTTATCGGGAGGGCGTTTTTCGCCGGACGCGATCGGGACCATCCGGGTCACCGGATCCGGCCTGATCGACACCGACCATTTGCGGAGGCTTGTTGCCGTCGGGCCGCCGGCGCTTGTCTCGGTCATGCTGGCCAATAACGAGACCGGCGCGCTTCAACCGGTCGGCGAAGTCGCTGACATCGTACATGAAGCAGGCGGGCTGCTGCATGTCGATGCAATCCAGGCGCTCGGGAAAATACCGTTTGATATCAAATCGATGAAAGCCGATCTGGTCACGCTTTCTGCGCACAAGATCGGCGGCCCGAAGGGCGTCGGTGCGCTGGTTCTGGCCGCGGAGATGCTGGGGCTGGAGCCGCTGCTGCGTGGCGGTGGTCAGGAGCTCGGGCGCCGGGCCGGCACCGAGAATGTCGCGGGTATTGCGGCCTTTGGCGCTGCCGTGCGGGCCGCCATGGGGGCTTTAGACGGCGATACAGCCCGGCTACGGGGCTTGAGGGACCGCCTTGAAGCCGGCCTGAAGCAAACTCCGGGGGTGATTGTATTCTCCGAGGACGTCCCGCGGCTGCCCAATACCACCCTGTTTACCGTTCCCGGGCTGAGGGCCGAAACGGCCGTGATTGGCTTCGACCTCGGCGGTATTGCGGTATCCTCGGGTTCCGCCTGCTCGTCCGGCAAGGTCCAGCCATCCCACGTCCTCGAGGCCATGGGCTATGGCAAGGAACTGGCCCAGGGAGCGGTGCGGCTCAGTCTGGGCTGGTCTACCTCTGAGGCAGACATTGATTTGGCGCTTCAGGCTTGGCGAAAGCTCGCCGATGCCTTACTTAGAGGGCGACGAAACACAGCTTGA
- a CDS encoding VOC family protein, whose protein sequence is MPKLSGVIETALYVDDLDRARAFYEKVLGLVPLTADSRFLAYDVGGRSVLLLFLRGSTPEPIQLPGGTIPPHDGSGPIHMAFAIAATELPVWEKSLGEHNVAIEGRTDWPRGGKSIYFRDPDNHLLELATPGIWAIY, encoded by the coding sequence TTGCCTAAATTATCCGGTGTCATCGAGACCGCGCTTTACGTTGATGACCTCGATCGCGCTCGCGCATTTTATGAGAAGGTGCTCGGGCTTGTGCCGCTGACGGCCGACTCGCGATTTCTTGCCTATGATGTTGGCGGCCGCAGCGTGTTGCTGCTCTTTCTCCGCGGTTCGACGCCCGAGCCGATCCAACTACCCGGCGGGACCATTCCGCCGCATGACGGCAGTGGCCCTATTCACATGGCCTTTGCCATTGCGGCGACTGAGCTGCCAGTATGGGAAAAGTCGCTTGGTGAGCACAATGTCGCAATCGAAGGCAGGACGGACTGGCCGCGCGGCGGAAAAAGCATCTATTTTCGCGATCCGGACAATCACCTGCTGGAATTGGCGACACCGGGAATTTGGGCGATTTACTAG